In Alicyclobacillus vulcanalis, a single window of DNA contains:
- a CDS encoding Lrp/AsnC family transcriptional regulator, producing MHELDEMDWKILEHLQLNARISYRELGDLVRLSPPAVAERIRKMEDAGVIRHYRASVDTKKVGYDVQCFIRLTVHGGRYASAIAAAQEQPEVLECHRITGDACLLLKVVASSMEHLERVIDALLPFGQIVTSLVLSTPIPERPIPPIVVNK from the coding sequence ATGCATGAACTCGATGAGATGGATTGGAAAATTCTCGAGCATCTGCAGTTGAACGCGCGCATCTCCTATCGCGAACTGGGGGACCTTGTGAGATTGTCCCCACCTGCGGTCGCGGAACGAATCCGCAAGATGGAGGATGCCGGGGTGATTCGACATTACCGAGCTTCTGTGGATACGAAGAAAGTGGGTTACGACGTGCAGTGCTTCATCCGCTTGACCGTCCACGGAGGCCGCTATGCAAGCGCCATCGCCGCTGCACAGGAACAACCAGAGGTTCTTGAATGCCACCGGATCACGGGCGACGCGTGCTTGCTCCTCAAAGTCGTCGCGAGTTCGATGGAACATCTGGAACGCGTCATTGATGCGCTCCTGCCCTTTGGGCAGATTGTCACCTCTCTCGTATTGTCCACGCCGATACCCGAGCGCCCGATTCCACCGATTGTCGTGAACAAATGA